A portion of the Algisphaera agarilytica genome contains these proteins:
- a CDS encoding type II secretion system protein, with translation MQEKLTTDHATCRKGFTLIELLVVISIIALLIGILLPALSGARFASRSLACGTQLQQIGRAQATYSVDYDDYITPLVSNRVATAGQLSYDDLLGMDGYDGRSPASFVRNTGFQAVGFDGVTGEAPLWACPLDTVERRQPSGAAIAQGAFYPARTYSINRINVVSSGGALTEDTAEISPTNSVRGVSGNFRSLRYSDVTQGSRTIMLAEAVTLDIASGGAFARNVVGALSDSPIAPSFHDPLASSFVRIRIFHHAKGSNGFADNASEYSPNYLFTDGHVESLSNIATVEDANNRAGFDFRGSMWDAFQ, from the coding sequence ATGCAAGAAAAGCTAACAACTGACCATGCCACCTGCCGCAAAGGTTTTACATTAATTGAATTGCTTGTGGTTATAAGTATTATCGCACTGCTTATTGGTATTCTACTTCCCGCATTAAGTGGTGCTCGTTTTGCTTCACGCTCGCTTGCTTGTGGTACACAGCTTCAGCAAATCGGGCGGGCCCAAGCAACATATTCAGTGGACTACGACGATTACATCACCCCACTAGTGTCGAATCGTGTGGCCACGGCAGGCCAACTCAGCTACGACGACCTGCTCGGTATGGACGGCTACGACGGCCGTAGCCCCGCAAGTTTTGTCCGCAACACCGGCTTTCAGGCGGTTGGTTTTGACGGGGTGACCGGTGAAGCTCCGCTTTGGGCGTGTCCACTGGATACCGTTGAGCGTCGTCAGCCATCCGGAGCGGCGATCGCGCAAGGTGCCTTCTATCCGGCCCGAACCTACTCAATCAACCGCATCAATGTGGTGAGCTCAGGTGGCGCACTGACCGAAGATACCGCAGAAATATCCCCCACCAACTCCGTCCGGGGTGTTTCGGGCAATTTCCGTTCGTTGCGTTATAGCGATGTCACCCAAGGGTCCCGCACCATCATGCTTGCGGAAGCGGTGACGCTGGACATTGCTAGCGGGGGGGCGTTCGCAAGAAACGTAGTCGGGGCTCTCTCCGACTCGCCCATCGCCCCCAGCTTCCACGATCCGCTGGCCAGCAGTTTTGTTCGGATCCGGATTTTTCACCACGCCAAGGGGTCTAACGGTTTTGCGGATAACGCCAGTGAATATAGCCCGAACTACCTCTTTACGGATGGCCACGTTGAATCGTTGAGCAACATTGCCACGGTT
- a CDS encoding AraC family transcriptional regulator — translation MDTINPRVGVLLETDTAWARHLIEGIILYSRSHSPWDLYLDPLPIDSSWHIPGDWKGDGIIARVSSPYVLNNLRSLGLPVVNVSGNQVEGCDYPRVMTSPSSQAELAYDAFRSRGFEQFAYVGPVNHAHVQQHCDAYKQCLEQHGYELMVHQPQSSDALKQWLRSAPKPMAVFCWGSHWGGRIINACAADKISVPHDVAVLGSNYDEIYNEASFPPQAGIEMNPRHIGELAASVLDRLMKGQEVEKLEWFLEPVKVVEKPSIDTFAVADERVRQAIDFLNQNALNPISVDDVVEVVPIPRRTLERRFRKCTGHSIRDYTRQLRVNHARELLANTDQTMVAISDECGFSSYNYFNRVFKQMVGVSPSRYRRDWKESANR, via the coding sequence ATGGATACCATCAATCCACGCGTCGGCGTATTACTTGAGACGGATACAGCTTGGGCTCGACATCTAATCGAAGGCATCATTCTGTACTCAAGATCTCATTCGCCTTGGGATCTGTACCTTGACCCTTTACCGATCGATAGCAGTTGGCACATCCCAGGCGATTGGAAAGGCGATGGGATTATCGCGCGTGTTTCCTCGCCCTACGTATTAAATAATTTACGTAGCCTGGGCCTGCCGGTCGTGAATGTATCGGGTAACCAAGTCGAGGGGTGCGACTACCCCCGTGTGATGACTTCACCCAGTTCGCAAGCCGAGCTCGCGTACGATGCGTTCCGGTCTCGAGGTTTCGAACAGTTTGCGTATGTCGGCCCGGTCAACCACGCCCATGTCCAACAGCACTGCGACGCCTACAAACAATGCCTTGAACAGCACGGCTATGAACTTATGGTGCATCAGCCGCAATCGTCTGATGCGCTAAAACAATGGCTGCGCTCTGCCCCTAAACCTATGGCGGTGTTTTGCTGGGGATCCCATTGGGGCGGCCGGATCATCAACGCATGTGCCGCAGATAAAATAAGTGTTCCTCACGATGTCGCGGTCCTCGGTTCGAACTACGACGAGATCTACAACGAAGCTTCTTTCCCACCACAGGCCGGCATCGAAATGAACCCACGGCACATCGGTGAGCTTGCGGCATCGGTGCTGGACCGCCTGATGAAGGGGCAAGAGGTTGAAAAGTTGGAGTGGTTCCTCGAACCGGTTAAAGTCGTTGAGAAGCCCTCGATTGACACCTTTGCGGTTGCCGACGAGCGGGTTCGCCAAGCCATCGATTTTCTGAATCAGAATGCGCTTAATCCGATTTCGGTTGATGATGTGGTTGAGGTGGTCCCTATCCCCCGGCGCACCCTTGAACGGCGTTTCCGCAAATGCACCGGCCACTCCATCCGCGACTACACACGACAACTCCGGGTCAACCACGCCAGGGAGCTGCTGGCCAATACCGATCAGACCATGGTCGCGATCTCAGATGAATGTGGTTTTTCATCCTACAACTACTTCAACCGGGTATTCAAACAGATGGTCGGGGTGTCGCCCAGTCGATATCGCCGAGACTGGAAAGAATCGGCCAACCGATAA
- a CDS encoding PEP-CTERM sorting domain-containing protein, producing the protein MIKKSLFTLTGLALSGLMTVNANADIITGVTTDNGTLDGNLVSFTTATDSFSDLLFSTGTTGSSQILYPTGTTPPATASAAISDQSPGTGTIGAGSGATFDFGAGNVGVSDVLFVIFNAGTTVFYQGPGLITAIDAGGNALGTSDASGTTVFGDEFTTYTAERVGASTLSGRPLGGVTIDVASFGVADASLIAGFIVPGEDLGPNGNVNSFDPNLVGLAVIPEPASLALLGLGSLALLGKRRK; encoded by the coding sequence ATGATTAAAAAATCGCTCTTTACTCTCACCGGTCTTGCTTTGAGCGGATTGATGACCGTAAATGCCAACGCGGACATCATCACTGGTGTTACAACCGACAACGGCACTCTTGACGGTAACTTAGTTTCATTCACCACTGCGACGGATTCCTTTAGCGACCTGTTGTTCTCTACCGGCACCACTGGCAGTAGCCAAATCCTTTATCCAACCGGAACCACGCCCCCTGCAACAGCGAGCGCGGCCATATCAGATCAATCACCGGGTACCGGCACAATTGGTGCTGGGTCTGGCGCGACGTTTGATTTCGGAGCTGGGAATGTTGGAGTTTCGGACGTGCTGTTTGTTATTTTTAACGCAGGCACGACAGTCTTTTATCAAGGGCCTGGTTTGATTACCGCGATTGATGCGGGCGGAAATGCTCTGGGAACTTCTGATGCTTCGGGTACCACTGTCTTTGGTGATGAGTTTACGACTTATACCGCCGAACGTGTTGGCGCATCTACTCTGTCCGGTCGCCCGCTAGGGGGGGTAACTATTGATGTTGCCAGTTTCGGTGTCGCGGATGCTTCTCTCATCGCGGGCTTCATAGTCCCAGGCGAAGACCTCGGGCCCAACGGTAACGTCAATTCTTTTGATCCAAATCTTGTAGGTTTAGCGGTGATTCCTGAGCCCGCGAGCCTCGCACTGCTTGGCCTGGGTAGCCTCGCTCTGCTCGGCAAGCGCCGCAAGTAG
- a CDS encoding glycoside hydrolase family protein has product MRDSMFVSQAHSSIGTGDFLKPVPNRARFQNEDYYIWGASVVRHENTFYMLYARWPRKMGHDAWVTHSELAYATADDQLGPYTHGDVVMPERGNPYWDGLCTHNPTVHAFEGRYYLYYMGTRGTSKPREYWNFRNNQSIGVAVADHPAGPWERFDQPIIDGRSEVENTVCCANPTVTRRPDGKYLMIYKAVRKDNTPPFYGPVVHFAAVAETPTGPFITRSGTVFDAQGVDFPAEDPFIWYQDQRYHAIVKDNNGSFTPHGLALVRFVSDDGFDWSLSDEPFITTPRVVWEDGRVQELLHLERPQIYFEGDRPAVLFCAADTEEGRHHSFNVHIPLG; this is encoded by the coding sequence ATGCGTGATTCAATGTTCGTGTCTCAAGCTCATAGTTCCATCGGCACCGGCGACTTCCTGAAACCCGTGCCCAATCGCGCTCGGTTTCAAAATGAAGACTACTACATCTGGGGAGCGTCGGTCGTCCGCCACGAAAACACGTTCTACATGCTCTATGCCCGGTGGCCCCGCAAGATGGGTCACGATGCCTGGGTCACGCATTCCGAGCTCGCTTACGCCACCGCGGATGACCAGCTGGGCCCGTATACCCATGGCGATGTTGTGATGCCTGAGCGCGGGAATCCCTATTGGGACGGGCTGTGCACGCATAACCCCACCGTCCACGCCTTCGAGGGCCGGTACTACCTCTATTACATGGGGACGCGGGGCACGAGTAAGCCGCGTGAATACTGGAACTTCCGCAATAACCAGAGCATCGGCGTCGCGGTCGCTGATCACCCGGCCGGGCCGTGGGAACGTTTCGATCAGCCGATCATCGACGGGCGATCCGAGGTGGAGAACACCGTTTGCTGCGCGAACCCAACGGTGACGCGTCGCCCCGACGGCAAGTACCTGATGATTTACAAGGCGGTCCGGAAAGACAATACGCCGCCGTTCTACGGCCCCGTGGTCCACTTTGCCGCGGTCGCCGAAACACCAACGGGCCCCTTTATCACCCGGTCCGGCACGGTGTTCGACGCCCAGGGTGTCGACTTCCCCGCGGAAGACCCGTTCATCTGGTACCAAGACCAGCGGTACCACGCCATCGTCAAGGACAACAACGGATCATTCACCCCACACGGGCTGGCCTTGGTCCGTTTCGTTTCCGACGACGGGTTTGACTGGTCGCTATCCGACGAGCCGTTCATTACGACTCCCCGTGTTGTGTGGGAAGACGGCCGTGTCCAAGAACTGCTACACCTCGAACGGCCCCAAATCTATTTCGAGGGCGACCGACCCGCGGTGCTGTTCTGTGCCGCAGATACCGAAGAAGGCCGTCACCACAGCTTTAACGTACACATTCCACTCGGGTAG
- a CDS encoding isocitrate/isopropylmalate dehydrogenase family protein yields MSSYRIALLPGDGIGPECMAATRIVLDRLGEVFTALDLSYTSHEAGAELYRKTGETLPQAVLDDCLDADAVLLSAIGLPDVRQPDGTEVQPTMMVGLRRALGVHSAIRPVKLYPGSPCALKDTGPGIDFVVIRENLEGLFASFNGGSRVGDEVATDTLVVTRKGTSQVTDFAFRLAQRRNGRPSDGKKMVTSVDKANVFRSFAFFREVFFDVAKNYPDIESNAVYVDAMSLYMVQNPWDFDVLVMENQFGDILSDLGAGLVGGLGLGPSGEIGEDHALFQPSHGTAPQLAGQNVANPMATILSAGMMFDWLGDKHDDKLCLDAAVKIESAVAQVLEEGQVLTGDLGGTASTTEVAEAIAARLG; encoded by the coding sequence ATGAGTTCCTATCGCATCGCACTGCTCCCCGGCGACGGCATCGGCCCGGAATGCATGGCCGCCACTCGTATCGTCCTCGACCGTTTGGGCGAGGTGTTCACGGCGCTTGATCTGTCCTACACCTCGCACGAAGCCGGGGCCGAGCTCTACCGCAAGACCGGCGAAACGCTGCCCCAAGCCGTGCTGGATGATTGCCTCGACGCCGACGCGGTGCTGCTATCGGCGATCGGCCTACCGGATGTGCGCCAACCCGACGGCACCGAAGTCCAGCCCACCATGATGGTCGGCCTCCGCCGGGCGCTCGGCGTCCACTCAGCCATCCGTCCGGTGAAGCTCTACCCCGGTTCGCCCTGCGCCCTGAAAGACACCGGCCCGGGGATCGACTTCGTCGTCATCCGCGAAAACCTCGAAGGCCTCTTCGCCTCCTTCAACGGCGGCAGCCGCGTCGGTGATGAAGTCGCGACCGACACGCTCGTGGTCACCCGCAAAGGCACCTCGCAGGTCACCGACTTCGCCTTCCGCTTAGCGCAGCGCCGCAACGGCCGACCGAGCGACGGCAAGAAGATGGTCACCAGTGTCGACAAGGCCAATGTCTTCCGCAGCTTCGCCTTTTTCCGCGAGGTGTTCTTCGACGTTGCCAAGAACTACCCCGACATCGAGAGCAACGCGGTCTACGTCGACGCGATGAGCCTGTACATGGTGCAGAACCCCTGGGACTTCGACGTGCTGGTCATGGAGAACCAGTTCGGCGACATCCTCTCGGACCTCGGCGCAGGTTTGGTCGGTGGCCTAGGCCTCGGCCCGTCCGGCGAGATCGGCGAAGACCACGCCCTCTTCCAGCCTTCGCACGGCACCGCGCCGCAGCTCGCGGGCCAGAACGTCGCCAACCCCATGGCCACCATCCTCTCGGCCGGCATGATGTTCGACTGGCTCGGTGACAAGCACGACGACAAGCTCTGCCTCGATGCCGCGGTCAAGATCGAAAGCGCGGTCGCGCAGGTCTTGGAGGAAGGGCAAGTGCTAACCGGCGACCTCGGCGGAACGGCCTCCACCACTGAAGTGGCCGAGGCGATCGCCGCACGGCTGGGTTAG
- a CDS encoding putative quinol monooxygenase: MSMYVVTVLFEVAPEHVDSFRPEMLKQAENSLKLEPGCHQFDVCFDAEDPGKCFLYEKYTDRAAFDVHLASDHFKTFSETVADWVTGKTVHVWLETPAS; encoded by the coding sequence ATGTCCATGTATGTCGTCACGGTCTTGTTTGAAGTCGCCCCCGAGCACGTCGACTCGTTCCGCCCCGAGATGCTCAAACAGGCGGAGAACTCGCTGAAGCTCGAGCCCGGCTGTCACCAGTTCGATGTGTGTTTCGATGCCGAGGACCCCGGCAAATGCTTCCTCTACGAGAAGTACACCGACCGTGCCGCGTTTGATGTGCACTTGGCGAGTGACCACTTCAAGACGTTTTCCGAGACTGTTGCCGACTGGGTGACCGGCAAGACGGTGCACGTCTGGCTGGAAACCCCCGCGTCCTGA
- the otnC gene encoding 3-oxo-tetronate 4-phosphate decarboxylase has product MSERDLRERIAMHGKSLFDRGLTAGSSGNLSVRLPDGMLVTPTNSCLGRLDPDRISKLDHNGNVLAGDKPSKEAFLHHSMYQARPNEQSIVHLHSTHSVAVSVIDGIDPENVLPPITAYHVMRVGKLPLVPYFAPGDERLAEAVERAATLSHAVLLSNHGPVVAGKSLDAAVYAVEELEETAKLFLLLRGEQTRYLTDAQVADLHERFPS; this is encoded by the coding sequence ATGAGTGAACGCGACCTCCGCGAACGCATCGCGATGCACGGCAAGTCGCTCTTCGACCGCGGCCTGACCGCCGGGAGCTCGGGCAATCTCAGCGTCCGGCTGCCCGACGGCATGCTGGTCACGCCGACCAACTCCTGCCTCGGCCGACTCGACCCCGACCGCATATCCAAGCTCGACCACAACGGCAACGTCCTCGCCGGGGACAAGCCATCCAAAGAAGCCTTTCTCCACCACTCGATGTACCAGGCCCGGCCGAACGAACAGTCGATCGTGCACCTCCACTCGACCCATTCGGTCGCCGTGTCGGTGATAGACGGCATCGACCCCGAAAACGTACTGCCGCCGATCACTGCGTATCACGTGATGCGTGTTGGTAAGCTGCCCCTCGTGCCTTATTTCGCGCCGGGCGACGAACGTCTCGCCGAGGCGGTTGAGCGTGCCGCAACGCTGTCCCATGCAGTGCTGCTTTCTAACCACGGCCCGGTGGTCGCAGGCAAGAGCCTCGACGCCGCTGTCTACGCCGTGGAAGAACTCGAAGAAACCGCCAAGCTTTTCTTGCTGCTGCGAGGCGAGCAGACGCGTTACCTCACCGACGCCCAGGTCGCCGACCTTCACGAGCGTTTCCCCAGCTAA
- the otnK gene encoding 3-oxo-tetronate kinase: protein MAEDQPTSSEAAPLLGCIADDVTGATDLAINLVQGGMRVVQVLGIPTPTTLALTQSADAIVVALKTRSIPKQDAIDESLQSLAALQAIGVERFYFKYCSTFDSTPEGNIGPVAEALMDTLGVSQTVFCPAFPRAGRTVYRGHLYVGDKLLHESGMQNHPLNPMTDADLVRVLSAQTSRPLGLLGYEAVSAGSETATAALQTLDTNGVAHVITDACSDEHLATLAGSVASMPLVTGGSGLARFLPEVYRSEGRLAATPSEPELPNVSGRSLVIAGSCSTATQAQVKRASESMAVWSVDVPALMADAETELVRLLEWAKTQPETQPILVASTTSPDKVSQLQAEHGGAAVAATIEAFLGRAVCEMTELLGVRRLVVAGGETSGAVAKALDVKALRIGPEICPGVPWTLTLGQEPAMAIAFKSGNFGDEHFFTTALEMLP, encoded by the coding sequence ATGGCTGAAGACCAACCTACATCTTCCGAAGCAGCGCCCCTCCTCGGCTGCATCGCCGACGACGTGACCGGCGCGACCGACCTGGCGATCAACCTCGTGCAGGGCGGCATGCGCGTGGTGCAGGTGCTCGGCATCCCGACGCCGACAACGCTCGCCCTTACGCAAAGCGCCGACGCCATCGTGGTCGCGCTCAAAACCCGGTCGATCCCGAAGCAGGACGCCATCGACGAGTCGCTGCAATCGCTCGCTGCGTTGCAGGCCATTGGGGTCGAGCGTTTCTACTTCAAGTACTGCTCCACCTTCGACTCCACGCCCGAGGGAAATATCGGCCCCGTTGCCGAGGCGTTGATGGACACGCTCGGCGTCTCCCAAACCGTCTTCTGCCCGGCGTTCCCCCGCGCGGGCCGTACCGTCTACCGCGGACACCTGTATGTGGGTGACAAGCTGCTGCACGAGTCGGGCATGCAGAACCACCCGCTCAACCCGATGACCGACGCCGACCTGGTGCGGGTGCTATCGGCACAGACGTCTCGGCCGCTGGGTTTGCTGGGTTACGAGGCGGTGTCAGCAGGGAGTGAGACGGCTACCGCGGCACTACAGACGCTTGACACAAACGGCGTGGCTCATGTGATTACCGACGCTTGCAGCGACGAACACCTGGCAACTTTGGCTGGGTCTGTGGCGTCGATGCCGTTGGTCACGGGCGGGTCGGGTCTCGCTCGCTTCTTGCCCGAGGTCTATCGCAGCGAAGGCCGTTTGGCCGCAACACCCAGTGAGCCGGAGTTGCCAAACGTGTCGGGCCGGAGCCTGGTGATCGCGGGCAGTTGCTCGACCGCCACCCAGGCCCAGGTGAAACGGGCCAGCGAATCCATGGCGGTGTGGTCGGTGGACGTGCCCGCCCTGATGGCAGATGCTGAAACCGAGCTGGTACGTCTGCTCGAGTGGGCGAAAACACAGCCCGAGACGCAGCCGATCCTTGTCGCTTCGACCACCTCCCCGGACAAGGTGTCCCAACTCCAGGCCGAGCATGGTGGTGCCGCGGTGGCCGCCACCATCGAAGCGTTCCTCGGCCGAGCGGTATGCGAGATGACCGAGTTACTGGGCGTGCGGCGGCTTGTCGTCGCGGGTGGAGAAACATCGGGCGCGGTGGCGAAAGCACTCGATGTCAAAGCGCTGCGCATCGGCCCGGAGATCTGCCCCGGCGTTCCGTGGACCCTGACGCTGGGGCAAGAGCCCGCGATGGCGATCGCGTTCAAATCCGGCAACTTCGGGGACGAACATTTCTTTACCACCGCCCTAGAGATGTTGCCATGA
- a CDS encoding cyclase family protein — translation MRVIDLTLPVDDTMRGVDISVARRLEVEGWNATTLSLYSHSGTHMDAPHHFLPGGATLDQQDLSVCVGPATVINLAPAEPKQLITVEDLGGLAGSIETGARLLFRTDWYKRYGTDAYRDELPRISLELAHWLVEHQVAMIGVEPPSVADVNNMEELTEVHQTLFRGGVLIVEGLAYLDQLESTAVEFTALPLKINGGDGSPVRAIAIER, via the coding sequence ATGCGGGTGATCGACCTGACCCTGCCGGTGGACGACACGATGCGCGGCGTGGACATCTCCGTCGCCCGTCGCCTCGAAGTCGAGGGGTGGAACGCCACCACCCTGTCACTCTACTCCCACAGCGGCACGCACATGGACGCCCCGCATCACTTCCTGCCCGGCGGCGCAACCCTCGACCAGCAAGACCTGTCGGTCTGCGTGGGCCCCGCGACGGTGATCAACCTTGCGCCCGCCGAGCCGAAGCAGCTCATCACCGTGGAAGACTTGGGTGGACTCGCTGGTAGTATCGAGACCGGCGCACGCCTGCTCTTCCGAACCGACTGGTACAAACGCTACGGCACCGACGCCTACCGCGACGAACTCCCCCGTATCTCGCTCGAACTAGCCCACTGGCTGGTCGAGCACCAGGTCGCCATGATCGGCGTCGAGCCGCCATCGGTCGCGGACGTGAACAACATGGAAGAGCTCACCGAGGTCCACCAAACGCTGTTCCGCGGCGGCGTGCTGATCGTCGAGGGCCTGGCGTATCTGGATCAACTCGAATCGACCGCCGTGGAGTTCACCGCGTTACCCCTGAAGATCAACGGCGGCGATGGCTCGCCGGTCCGTGCGATCGCGATCGAACGCTGA
- a CDS encoding Gfo/Idh/MocA family protein — translation MSSLKGVAVGAGYFSQFHFDAWSRIEGVDLAAVCDVNGEAAQAAASEYGIATTYEDVDTMLDAEKPDFVDIITRPDSHLALVKLAAERGIDIMCQKALAPTFDEAKEIVAVAEQAGVRLMVHENFRFQPWYREISKQVDAGAIGELHSVSFRCRMGDGWQHDAYLARQPYFREMPRLLIFETGVHFIDTYRYLGGEIDGIYASLRKLNPDIAGEDAATLMFEFGSGAKGIWDGNRYNEPTSPDARFTFGEALVEGRGGSLRLYGNGLLTLQPLGQPEQDLDYPCENRGFAGDCVFATQQHFVDRLRDGQPFETSGTEYLKSLAVVEAVYRSAESGLPERNLLEGGV, via the coding sequence ATGAGCAGTCTCAAAGGCGTCGCGGTCGGCGCGGGCTATTTCAGCCAATTCCATTTCGACGCTTGGTCGAGGATCGAGGGCGTGGACCTGGCGGCGGTCTGTGACGTCAACGGCGAGGCGGCGCAAGCCGCGGCGTCTGAGTACGGCATCGCGACCACCTACGAAGATGTCGACACGATGCTTGATGCGGAGAAGCCCGACTTCGTCGACATCATCACCCGGCCGGATTCGCACCTGGCCTTGGTGAAGCTCGCCGCCGAGCGTGGCATCGACATCATGTGTCAGAAGGCGCTCGCCCCGACGTTTGACGAAGCGAAGGAGATCGTCGCCGTGGCCGAGCAGGCGGGCGTACGGTTGATGGTGCACGAGAATTTTCGGTTTCAGCCGTGGTACCGCGAGATCAGCAAGCAGGTCGATGCGGGGGCGATCGGCGAGTTGCACAGTGTGTCGTTTCGCTGCCGGATGGGCGACGGCTGGCAGCACGACGCGTACCTCGCCCGGCAGCCCTACTTCCGCGAGATGCCACGCCTGCTGATCTTCGAGACCGGCGTGCACTTCATCGACACCTACCGCTACCTCGGCGGCGAAATCGACGGCATCTACGCCTCGCTGCGCAAGCTCAATCCCGACATCGCCGGGGAAGACGCCGCGACGCTGATGTTCGAGTTCGGCTCGGGCGCGAAGGGCATCTGGGACGGCAACCGCTACAACGAACCGACCTCGCCGGACGCGCGGTTCACGTTTGGCGAAGCGCTCGTCGAAGGCCGAGGCGGTTCGCTGCGGCTCTACGGCAACGGGCTCCTCACGCTCCAGCCCCTCGGCCAGCCCGAGCAAGACCTCGACTACCCCTGCGAGAACCGGGGGTTTGCGGGCGACTGTGTGTTCGCCACGCAGCAGCACTTTGTCGATCGCCTCCGTGATGGTCAGCCGTTCGAGACCAGCGGCACGGAGTATCTCAAATCGCTCGCCGTGGTCGAAGCGGTGTATCGCTCGGCCGAGTCGGGACTGCCTGAGCGCAACCTCCTGGAAGGGGGCGTGTGA
- a CDS encoding MFS transporter, translating into MSHTFVTRQRFLLVFLLFLHTMNTYMDRVAISSAKLDMQEDISGLTDERMGLAFGIFAVGYALFQIPAGWFSDKAGPRLALTIVVIAWSIFTAWTGFVYTAIALIVVRFLFGVGEAGAYPGAARAMYSWLPARERGLGLGIFHSGARVGAAVCLVLMPMLIDLIGWRMTFVANALIGVVWGLAWWFWYRDDPRDHPLVNDAEADLIEKGIEEEKATESTVPYIQVVTSGNVLLAMFQYIASNFTFFISISWMQPYVSETYGEDKAWMASLPLLSGAVALWLSGYMVTALHKRGMPVLSRRLPAMIGFALGAIGLLLTTQAVEMNSVWVLILSYSLALFGVEMTLSPSWAFCIDIGGSRSGAVSAAMNMMGNMGAAVSAIVFPIFVSSVTLPFFAPETGTANSFFVLAAALNVAACVAWVFMNPRREMKEISPGALKARLTFFALMILVVVAIVIHVRFPQAYLWMFD; encoded by the coding sequence ATGTCTCATACCTTTGTGACGCGTCAACGGTTCCTGCTTGTATTTCTGCTGTTCCTCCACACGATGAACACCTACATGGACCGCGTGGCGATCTCGTCGGCGAAGCTGGACATGCAGGAAGACATCTCGGGGCTGACCGACGAGCGGATGGGACTCGCCTTCGGCATTTTCGCGGTGGGTTACGCCTTGTTCCAGATCCCGGCGGGCTGGTTCAGCGACAAGGCCGGCCCGCGGTTGGCGCTGACCATTGTGGTCATTGCGTGGAGTATCTTCACCGCGTGGACCGGGTTTGTGTACACCGCGATCGCGCTGATCGTCGTGCGTTTTCTGTTCGGCGTGGGCGAGGCGGGGGCGTATCCCGGAGCCGCGCGGGCGATGTACAGCTGGCTGCCCGCCCGTGAACGCGGTCTGGGGCTGGGCATCTTTCACTCGGGGGCCCGGGTGGGGGCGGCAGTTTGCCTGGTCTTGATGCCGATGCTGATCGACCTGATCGGCTGGCGGATGACGTTTGTCGCCAACGCCTTGATCGGCGTGGTCTGGGGCTTGGCGTGGTGGTTCTGGTACCGCGATGACCCGCGTGATCACCCCTTGGTGAATGATGCTGAGGCGGACCTGATCGAGAAGGGCATCGAGGAAGAGAAGGCCACTGAATCCACCGTGCCGTATATCCAGGTGGTCACCTCGGGCAACGTGCTCTTGGCGATGTTCCAATACATCGCCAGCAACTTCACGTTTTTCATCAGCATCTCCTGGATGCAGCCCTACGTCAGCGAGACTTATGGAGAAGACAAAGCCTGGATGGCATCACTGCCTTTGCTGAGCGGGGCGGTGGCGCTGTGGCTTTCGGGTTACATGGTCACGGCCCTGCACAAGCGCGGCATGCCCGTCCTCTCGCGTCGGCTGCCCGCGATGATCGGCTTCGCGTTGGGTGCGATCGGTCTGCTGCTCACGACTCAAGCGGTCGAGATGAATTCGGTCTGGGTCTTGATCCTCAGCTACTCGCTGGCTCTGTTCGGTGTGGAGATGACGTTGAGCCCGAGCTGGGCGTTCTGCATCGACATCGGCGGTTCGCGCTCCGGCGCTGTGTCGGCGGCGATGAACATGATGGGCAACATGGGTGCCGCGGTCAGCGCGATCGTGTTCCCGATCTTTGTTTCCAGCGTGACGCTGCCGTTCTTCGCCCCGGAAACGGGCACGGCCAACTCGTTCTTTGTGCTGGCGGCGGCCCTCAACGTGGCGGCCTGTGTTGCCTGGGTCTTCATGAACCCGCGGCGGGAGATGAAAGAAATCTCGCCCGGCGCACTGAAAGCCCGCTTGACGTTCTTTGCCCTGATGATTCTCGTGGTGGTGGCGATCGTGATCCACGTTAGATTCCCTCAGGCATACTTGTGGATGTTCGATTGA